In a genomic window of Gadus chalcogrammus isolate NIFS_2021 chromosome 17, NIFS_Gcha_1.0, whole genome shotgun sequence:
- the LOC130370344 gene encoding pre-mRNA-splicing factor 38B-like — protein MGFSTRYNVGLPPRQYRERTKDKSRERARERDGETKKKHSHSKNHEERKERKKQEREKRADMAFSSSSSPALSSHAGSGHRKRHKEGKSHKEKDRRILGDLDLQSKEQREKNRSHDKKKQRKDTTAGSASEGEPGEWKSRGEAPSSSSSSSPSRLDPEAETSRGPCIAVGLPPRQYMKL, from the coding sequence atggggttttcaactcgttacaatgtaggcctccctccacggcaatataggGAGAGGACCAAGGACAAGAGCCGAGagcgggcgagggagagggacggggagaCGAAGAAGAAGCACAGCCACAGCAAGAACCACGAGGAGCgcaaggagaggaagaagcagGAGCGGGAGAAGAGGGCCGAtatggccttctcctcctcctcctcccccgccctgtCCTCCCACGCCGGCTCCGGCCACCGCAAGCGCCACAAGGAGGGCAAGAGCCACAAGGAGAAGGACCGGCGGATCCTCGGAGACCTGGACCTCCAGAGCAAGGAGCAGCGCGAGAAGAACCGCTCGCACGACAAGAAGAAGCAACGCAAGGACACGACGGCCGGCTCCGCCAGCGAGGGGGAGCCCGGCGAGTGGAAGTCCAGGGGCGAggcgccctcctcctcttcctcctcgtcgccGAGCCGCCTGGACCCCGAGGCGGAGACGTCCAGGGGTCCATGTATTGCCGTAGGcctccctccacggcaatatatgaagctatga
- the LOC130370341 gene encoding transmembrane protein 88-like gives MSMSGTLEKGAHHQNLDLSEEVPPHHHYHHQQLQHHQQQQLAQLGHHQHHQHSNSLASTTAVGMGGGSETPPPRVVVPPPYSAAESGGGGGSDAPLELRGSLDCWACSVLVTAQNLLIAAINACLAGVVFGTILTPATTMVAFGFLCHSTVRPHGTSRYCSDLLSDGGCVALLVVGFLLVTPLLVLALAAYCRLARHLQLGLCFIPYSRAVYKNLPATQHRGLAPGCCCPGGGPRGGSASGKGKVWV, from the exons ATGAGTATGTCTGGTACTCTGGAGAAGGGGGCTCACCACCAGAACCTGGACCTGTCTGAGGAGGTGCCCCcgcaccaccactaccaccaccagcagctccagcaccaccagcagcagcaactgGCCCAACTcggccaccaccagcaccaccagcactccAACTCCCTGGCCTCCACCACCGCCGTGGGCATGGGCGGAGGCTCAGAGACGCCGCCACCGCGCGTGGTGGTGCCTCCGCCCTACTCCGCCGCTGAgagcggtggtggaggagggagcgaCGCCCCGCTGGAGCTGCGCGGCTCTCTGGACTGCTGGGCGTGCTCCGTGCTGGTGACGGCCCAGAACCTGCTGATCGCGGCCATCAACGCCTGCCTGGCCGGGGTGGTGTTTGGCACCATCCTGACGCCCGCCACCACCATGGTGGCGTTCGGCTTCCTCTGCCATTCCACG gtgcgCCCCCACGGGACCTCCCGCTACTGCTCCGACCTGCTGTCTGACGGGGGCTGCGTGGCCCTGCTGGTGGTGGGCTTCCTGCTCGTCACCCCGCTGCTGGTGCTGGCCCTGGCCGCCTACTGCCGCCTGGCCCGCCACCTCCAGCTGGGCCTCTGCTTCATCCCCTACAGCCGCGCCGTCTACAAGAACCTGCCCGCCACACAGCACCGCGGCCTGGCCCCCGGCTGCTGCTGCCCGGGGGGGGGCCCGCGGGGGGGCTCTGCCAGCGGGAAGGGGAAGGTGTGGGTGTAG